The Oryzias latipes chromosome 16, ASM223467v1 genome includes a region encoding these proteins:
- the LOC101165837 gene encoding ectonucleoside triphosphate diphosphohydrolase 3 codes for MEKRIGYKCRIGGVVLLLLTSIAALIAVAVIQHTWRSEQYSPEYGIVIDSGSSRSTMFLYEWPGEKENETGVVKEKTECKVNAIPISEMTGDKQKDAEVWEAFKNCTDQILKEIPVEKQKSTSLFLGATAGMRLLQ; via the exons ATGGAAAAGAGAATAGGCTACAAGTGTCGCATAGGAGGAGTGGTGCTTCTCCTGCTGACTAGCATTGCAGCCCTCATTGCTGTTGCTGTCATCCAGCACACTTGGAGATCGGAACAGTACAGTCCAGAG TATGGCATAGTGATTGACTCTGGTTCATCTCGTTCGACCATGTTCCTCTACGAATGGCCAGGAGAGAAGGAGAATGAAACAGGAGTAGTGAAGGAAAAGACAGAATGTAAAGTTAATG CTATTCCTATCTCAGAAATGACAGGGGACAAGCAGAAAGATGCTGAAGTGTGGGAGGCATTCAAGAATTGCACGGATCAAATCCTCAAAGAAATTCCTGTAGAAAAGCAGAAATCCACATCTCTTTTTCTAGGAGCTACAGCTGGAATGAGACTGCTACAGTAA
- the LOC110014526 gene encoding ankyrin-3-like isoform X2: MSFYVSPKVSLRSFSSDRSNTLNRSSFTRDSMMIEEMLAPQKEKHLLVAKDADGDSLKRYSWTPDALDNVNLVSSPIHSGFSSLLPQYDSR, from the exons ATGTCCTTTTACGTTAGTCCCAAAGTCAG CCTGCGTTCCTTCAGTTCCGATAGGTCCAACACGCTAAACCGGAGCTCCTTCACAAGGGACAGCATGATGATCGAGGAGATGCTGGCCCCCCAAAAGGAAAAG CATCTTTTAGTGGCTAAGGATGCCGACGGTGACTCTCTAAAGAGATACAGCTGGACGCCAGACGCCCTGGATAATGTCAACCTGGTTTCTTCGCCTATACACTCCGG tttttcctctctgcttccaCAATACGACAGCAGGTGA
- the LOC110014526 gene encoding ankyrin-3-like isoform X1: MMVEATGSAPLAAQSAPRLRPAVAHGELTSTANLDKESSAGPPADGLCLRSFSSDRSNTLNRSSFTRDSMMIEEMLAPQKEKHLLVAKDADGDSLKRYSWTPDALDNVNLVSSPIHSGFSSLLPQYDSR; this comes from the exons ATGATGGTGGAGGCTACTGGATCTGCTCCGCTAGCAGCTCAGTCTGCTCCCAGACTGCGGCCAGCTGTTGCTCATGGCGAGTTGACATCTACAGCAAACCTTGACAAAGAAAGCTCAGCTGGTCCTCCTGCTGACGgattatg CCTGCGTTCCTTCAGTTCCGATAGGTCCAACACGCTAAACCGGAGCTCCTTCACAAGGGACAGCATGATGATCGAGGAGATGCTGGCCCCCCAAAAGGAAAAG CATCTTTTAGTGGCTAAGGATGCCGACGGTGACTCTCTAAAGAGATACAGCTGGACGCCAGACGCCCTGGATAATGTCAACCTGGTTTCTTCGCCTATACACTCCGG tttttcctctctgcttccaCAATACGACAGCAGGTGA